A single region of the Candidatus Protochlamydia amoebophila UWE25 genome encodes:
- the traF gene encoding type-F conjugative transfer system pilin assembly protein TraF gives MSFKNNFVRLSLFSLLIGQDLSGGWLNRKAEGWFWYEERQKQIEEEDIKPSPLLPSMEPPPPLTATEQMGLKRQEIEEKLNQAMLNPSEENVQAYMQIQQQWINQSAQFSHIWLKNLLTYPQLDSRLTAGPVTHYGAQVQKQLLREEREGRIHSLVQSFGLFFFYEGSSPISQAFSFVVKAFAKKYDWKVIAISCDGIQIPDFENYPLHSSTLQHLGIEQFPSLYLVEPKQQKMVPIAFGLSSLDQIEENIILQLPPHPRNHP, from the coding sequence ATGAGTTTCAAAAATAACTTTGTCCGTTTAAGTCTTTTTTCTCTTTTGATAGGACAGGATTTGTCAGGAGGGTGGCTGAATCGAAAGGCGGAAGGATGGTTTTGGTACGAAGAGCGACAAAAGCAAATAGAGGAAGAAGATATCAAGCCTTCACCCCTTTTACCCTCTATGGAACCTCCTCCTCCGTTAACCGCTACGGAACAAATGGGATTGAAGCGTCAAGAAATTGAAGAGAAGTTAAACCAAGCCATGTTAAACCCCTCAGAAGAAAATGTACAAGCCTATATGCAAATTCAACAGCAATGGATCAATCAATCGGCTCAATTTTCTCATATCTGGTTAAAAAATTTATTGACGTACCCTCAATTGGATTCTCGTTTAACGGCAGGACCTGTGACCCACTATGGGGCTCAAGTACAAAAACAACTTTTAAGGGAAGAGCGGGAGGGACGCATTCATTCTCTTGTACAGTCGTTTGGCCTTTTCTTTTTTTATGAAGGCAGCAGTCCAATTTCTCAGGCCTTTTCCTTTGTCGTCAAAGCATTTGCCAAAAAATACGATTGGAAAGTAATTGCCATTTCCTGTGATGGGATCCAAATTCCCGATTTTGAAAACTATCCGCTGCATTCAAGCACTCTTCAACATTTAGGTATTGAACAATTCCCCTCGCTCTATTTAGTTGAACCTAAACAACAAAAAATGGTGCCTATTGCTTTTGGTCTCTCCTCCCTTGATCAAATTGAAGAAAATATTATTCTACAATTGCCCCCTCATCCTAGGAATCATCCATGA
- a CDS encoding conjugal transfer protein TraH encodes MKPLLFFILLSFSLTLRADLHNDLKSYLSELNTYSHVDKNEIYHSQRAGYMTGGGISIRNGASHTALAQVSLPKFDAGCGGIDIFTGGISFISHDQLIAALKNIASSAQGYAFMLGIETVSPLIASTMKQMETWANAINSLGINSCEVATGLVGSVWPARTAAKQQICRSAKNGGFASSFINARHQCADEGDYAKTMQSMAKDPLYDGMLLEEYNLTWKAVQKHPFLAKKENRKMAEEIMSLTGTLIIRRDKSLVVEPWPSRIYDDSFLPILLEGGTTRVYQCTGGNAKQNCLALEMKELTIPAEQAWKGRIKQALATIQQKILADTPLASEEIDLLSKSRLPLFKIVNVLTAYKREVSPISLYEVAEIVGNEMLIQYLREIIGTVRLAAIQLERGQMYDFDSQKFIEELERVEKVVSRYEERHYQRLEAENQLMLKIETLEQKIASQIILF; translated from the coding sequence ATGAAACCTCTTCTTTTTTTTATCCTCCTTTCCTTCTCTTTAACTTTAAGAGCTGATTTGCATAACGATCTCAAAAGTTATTTGAGTGAGCTCAATACCTATTCACACGTCGATAAAAATGAAATTTACCATTCGCAACGAGCAGGTTACATGACAGGAGGAGGCATCAGCATACGAAATGGAGCTTCTCATACCGCCTTGGCTCAGGTCAGTCTACCTAAATTTGATGCTGGTTGCGGAGGGATTGATATTTTCACGGGCGGGATCAGTTTTATTAGTCATGATCAATTGATTGCTGCCCTCAAAAATATTGCGAGCTCTGCGCAAGGGTATGCGTTTATGTTGGGGATTGAGACTGTCTCTCCCCTGATTGCTAGCACGATGAAACAAATGGAAACGTGGGCCAATGCGATTAATTCCTTGGGAATCAATAGCTGCGAAGTCGCAACGGGCCTTGTAGGATCGGTTTGGCCTGCACGAACTGCAGCTAAGCAGCAAATTTGTCGTTCAGCAAAAAATGGGGGCTTTGCCTCTAGTTTTATTAACGCTCGTCACCAATGTGCGGATGAAGGAGACTATGCCAAGACGATGCAATCGATGGCTAAAGATCCTCTATACGATGGGATGTTGTTAGAAGAGTATAATCTAACCTGGAAAGCCGTTCAAAAACACCCTTTTCTTGCCAAAAAAGAAAATCGAAAAATGGCTGAGGAAATCATGAGTTTGACAGGAACCTTGATCATTCGAAGAGATAAATCCCTTGTCGTTGAACCTTGGCCCTCCCGTATTTACGATGATTCCTTTTTACCCATTCTTTTAGAGGGAGGGACAACACGGGTGTATCAATGCACGGGTGGCAACGCTAAACAAAACTGCCTTGCTTTGGAGATGAAAGAGTTGACGATTCCGGCTGAACAAGCGTGGAAGGGGCGAATTAAACAGGCCTTAGCGACCATTCAACAAAAAATTTTAGCAGATACTCCCCTGGCAAGCGAAGAAATTGATCTTTTATCGAAATCACGGCTTCCCCTTTTTAAGATTGTTAATGTTTTAACCGCCTATAAACGAGAAGTTAGCCCCATCAGTTTATACGAGGTTGCGGAAATTGTCGGTAATGAAATGCTCATTCAATACTTAAGAGAAATCATTGGAACGGTTCGTTTAGCTGCTATTCAGCTTGAACGCGGGCAAATGTATGATTTTGATAGTCAAAAGTTTATTGAGGAGTTAGAGCGTGTAGAAAAAGTTGTTTCCCGCTATGAGGAACGTCATTATCAACGCTTAGAAGCGGAAAATCAGCTTATGCTCAAAATAGAGACACTGGAACAAAAAATTGCTTCGCAGATTATTCTTTTTTAG
- a CDS encoding conjugal transfer protein TraG N-terminal domain-containing protein: MIPLFLASDLTIHTYGGGEILQKVFVAIAMLSGEGGMVFPLMFLCAALGFGFMVCQLLVTLSFDRFFTHYFVPFLVIYTAFIIPKTTIHIEDALHKPKIYKVDHVPRLLAHFAEIASSIGYYATCGVEKAMHTVDDVKYSQTGLIFGSDTALDYRRFQLTNPDLQKDFKEFSKQCVLYDLALGRYSLKELKTSTDLWKFLKERTSTLGMIYYCPPTAKGGTKKEACEYLTCRQALEKFEPLFSKEKAYYAKQEIGKNLPLTFQALTHIKQDSQTLISQQLMMHVLADSFSPEKFAQERAHLQQNSTYQAAGFTAAKGIVYMRVLFEALIYTSFLFVLPLSLLPSGIKILMNWAWSVVWIQFWPPFYAILNYLASIVAKHTTAGIADGLAEKGLSIFTSVGIENFANDTFALAGYLTLSVPFLSYVLLQGGLSQFVQLAGTLTSPAQSAASAAAGEQISGNYSYDNISMGQTSYGNTTAFQNQLAPSVSDGYFIENNGSERMDYTSSGVIYTQNASNLTSSINADQVFGESLQHQKQHATSYAETTSQQYQESLSAATNVGSNLVSHLAHADQFNEGFSSREAYDAQQSVRHMESAADNWGRQYGLSSKQSMDFAMAGAIGGELGVNQLLNSITGVGLSASGRGTAGYNFGADESKFVSAATNFAQSEEFQSNFLKVKDYAMTQASSSSMDEGVRLAQDFTQSLSEVQNSQESYQIAQTQLDQISETGAWYQQNSHLIKDNLNQKYVDWAVERLNDQYQDGTGFERFKAIANGNTLENINQSQALVYEFVQTEMNKQAGIAHQIPADIDPQSSYMKAQVPQVHREEKLNEIFEDYTQQAQGIQQVYGSQPKTREGLEQAYEQAKGTHDAYSYFTDHGIQYQRNATENRFDIERQKTLPKRAWKSTEAQTETSQDYKLDVPFFWKRGES, translated from the coding sequence ATGATCCCCCTATTTTTAGCGTCTGATTTAACGATTCATACTTATGGAGGAGGAGAAATTCTTCAAAAGGTTTTTGTCGCCATTGCCATGTTATCTGGGGAAGGGGGGATGGTTTTTCCTTTGATGTTTCTTTGTGCTGCTTTAGGGTTTGGTTTTATGGTTTGCCAACTTTTAGTCACTTTGTCATTTGATCGCTTTTTTACGCATTATTTTGTTCCTTTTCTCGTCATCTATACAGCTTTTATCATTCCGAAAACGACTATCCACATCGAAGATGCATTACATAAACCCAAAATTTACAAAGTCGACCATGTTCCTCGCTTGCTCGCTCACTTTGCCGAAATCGCTAGTTCAATTGGCTATTATGCAACATGTGGCGTGGAAAAAGCGATGCATACTGTCGATGATGTCAAATATAGTCAGACAGGATTAATTTTTGGCTCCGACACTGCCTTGGATTATCGACGCTTTCAATTGACCAACCCCGATTTGCAAAAAGATTTTAAAGAATTTTCTAAACAATGTGTGCTTTACGATTTGGCACTTGGGCGCTACTCCCTCAAAGAATTAAAAACCTCTACTGATCTTTGGAAATTTTTAAAAGAACGAACTTCAACGCTTGGAATGATTTATTATTGTCCGCCAACAGCCAAAGGGGGAACAAAAAAAGAGGCCTGTGAATACCTGACCTGCAGGCAAGCTTTAGAGAAATTTGAACCTCTATTTAGCAAAGAAAAGGCTTATTATGCGAAGCAAGAAATTGGGAAAAATTTGCCTTTGACTTTTCAGGCTTTAACCCACATCAAGCAAGATAGCCAAACTTTAATTAGTCAACAGCTCATGATGCATGTGCTAGCAGATTCATTTAGCCCTGAGAAATTTGCGCAAGAAAGAGCACATCTTCAGCAAAACTCCACCTATCAAGCTGCCGGTTTTACCGCTGCAAAAGGAATTGTGTACATGCGAGTGCTTTTTGAAGCCTTGATTTATACCTCCTTTCTTTTTGTGCTTCCTTTATCTTTACTTCCAAGCGGAATTAAAATACTCATGAATTGGGCGTGGTCAGTTGTCTGGATTCAGTTTTGGCCACCTTTTTATGCCATTTTGAATTATTTGGCTTCGATTGTGGCAAAACATACCACAGCTGGCATCGCAGATGGTTTGGCGGAAAAAGGGCTTAGCATTTTTACAAGTGTCGGAATTGAAAACTTTGCCAATGACACATTTGCCTTAGCGGGATACTTAACGCTGAGCGTTCCTTTTCTTAGTTATGTGCTTTTACAGGGAGGATTGAGTCAATTTGTTCAACTTGCCGGTACGCTTACCTCCCCTGCGCAAAGTGCTGCCTCTGCAGCGGCTGGAGAACAAATCTCTGGCAATTACTCTTATGACAATATCAGCATGGGCCAAACCTCCTATGGGAATACCACAGCTTTTCAAAATCAGTTAGCGCCCTCTGTTTCCGATGGATATTTCATAGAAAATAATGGATCCGAAAGGATGGATTATACCTCTAGTGGGGTCATTTATACGCAAAATGCTTCGAACCTAACCAGTAGTATTAACGCCGATCAAGTTTTCGGGGAAAGTCTCCAACATCAAAAGCAACATGCGACCTCTTATGCAGAAACGACGAGTCAGCAATACCAAGAGAGCCTATCTGCAGCTACCAATGTGGGATCCAATTTAGTCAGTCACTTGGCCCATGCGGATCAATTCAATGAAGGATTCTCTTCACGAGAAGCTTATGATGCGCAGCAATCTGTGAGACATATGGAATCGGCAGCCGATAACTGGGGACGCCAATATGGCCTTAGCTCCAAACAAAGTATGGATTTTGCCATGGCCGGTGCCATTGGAGGGGAACTGGGAGTTAATCAACTTCTTAATTCAATTACCGGGGTGGGATTAAGTGCCAGCGGCAGAGGGACAGCGGGCTATAATTTTGGGGCTGATGAGAGTAAATTTGTCAGCGCTGCGACGAATTTTGCACAAAGTGAAGAATTTCAAAGCAACTTCCTAAAAGTCAAAGATTACGCTATGACACAAGCCTCCTCCTCCTCGATGGATGAAGGCGTTCGCTTGGCGCAAGACTTTACGCAATCGTTAAGTGAAGTGCAAAACTCGCAAGAATCTTACCAAATTGCCCAGACTCAGCTTGACCAAATCTCTGAGACAGGAGCTTGGTATCAACAAAACTCCCATTTAATCAAAGACAATCTCAATCAAAAATATGTGGATTGGGCTGTTGAGCGCTTGAATGATCAGTACCAAGATGGAACCGGGTTTGAGCGTTTCAAAGCGATCGCAAATGGGAATACCCTTGAGAATATCAATCAATCCCAAGCCCTTGTGTATGAATTTGTGCAAACGGAAATGAATAAGCAAGCAGGAATTGCTCATCAAATCCCGGCGGATATAGATCCTCAATCTTCTTATATGAAAGCTCAAGTGCCGCAAGTCCATCGAGAAGAAAAATTAAACGAAATTTTTGAGGACTATACGCAGCAAGCGCAAGGAATTCAACAAGTGTATGGATCTCAGCCAAAAACGCGAGAGGGCCTTGAACAAGCCTATGAGCAAGCAAAAGGAACGCATGATGCTTATTCTTACTTTACCGATCATGGCATTCAGTATCAGCGCAATGCCACAGAAAATCGCTTTGATATAGAAAGACAAAAAACTCTTCCCAAACGTGCCTGGAAATCAACGGAAGCCCAAACGGAAACCTCGCAAGATTACAAATTAGATGTTCCATTTTTTTGGAAACGAGGAGAGTCATGA
- the traD gene encoding type IV conjugative transfer system coupling protein TraD, whose product MKLFQTITEGGQLTTHSVRMFKQVTKTSFFITFVLWIIVFLYQMRDVNTFYLQNVLYFEQARFYQVLHIDTIKVDPSFGLQRGSQDVKEYTTDQVLRLTKPYADRFYRITKQRFQHSAFWALAPLSVVFAIFFFRGRQSIKKHHLKGNTLSSVWLTRWKLKLSRRASPISIGSLPLIKGTETQHIMITGGTGSGKTNCLHHLLKSVRQQKQRAIIVDTTGLLTERYYRAGKDILLNPLDSRGAPWHPWIECIDKTSYATMAESFIPQSLSDSDNYWRTSARIVLGSLFEQLKDIQKNSTLADKILRDPLQELCDFVQGTKAASLIDMNSEKTAASIRAVMSNFLTCFELLANTDQPFSIREWIQQEDPIDNWLFISCKTNERAALNPLLSCWLSVAVRSLLALPPNFERRLWYIIDELPTLNRLRDLDMLLAESRKYGGCAVLALQSPAQLEAIYGQAVAQTLIGNCATKIVFAEQNPLHAGRLADMFGEQEIREYQKGLSYGANDIRDGVSLNQQTRYQQLITKTDIQFLSRNQAFVRLPDNCPIVRLNVPILPR is encoded by the coding sequence ATGAAGCTATTTCAAACTATCACCGAAGGAGGTCAATTAACCACGCACAGTGTGCGTATGTTCAAGCAGGTTACGAAAACCTCTTTTTTTATTACCTTTGTCTTGTGGATTATCGTTTTCCTTTACCAAATGCGGGATGTGAATACGTTTTATCTCCAAAATGTTTTGTACTTTGAGCAAGCACGTTTTTATCAAGTGCTTCACATTGATACGATTAAGGTAGATCCCTCTTTTGGTTTGCAAAGGGGAAGTCAGGATGTTAAGGAATACACCACAGATCAAGTTCTTCGTCTAACTAAGCCTTATGCAGACCGCTTTTATCGCATCACCAAACAAAGATTTCAGCACTCTGCTTTTTGGGCGCTTGCCCCTCTTTCTGTCGTCTTTGCCATTTTCTTCTTTCGAGGAAGACAATCCATTAAAAAACACCATCTAAAAGGAAATACCCTCTCTTCCGTCTGGTTAACACGGTGGAAACTAAAACTATCGCGTCGCGCCTCTCCCATTTCCATCGGATCGCTTCCTCTCATCAAAGGAACAGAAACACAACACATCATGATTACGGGCGGAACGGGTAGTGGTAAGACGAATTGCTTACATCATCTATTAAAGTCCGTGCGTCAGCAAAAGCAACGAGCAATTATTGTCGATACCACAGGTCTTTTAACGGAGCGGTATTATCGCGCTGGCAAAGATATTTTGTTAAATCCCCTAGATTCGCGGGGAGCTCCTTGGCACCCTTGGATCGAATGCATAGACAAAACTAGTTATGCGACTATGGCAGAAAGTTTCATTCCTCAAAGTCTTTCCGATAGTGATAATTATTGGCGAACTTCAGCGCGTATCGTTTTAGGTTCTTTATTTGAACAATTAAAGGATATTCAAAAAAACTCGACTTTAGCTGATAAAATTTTGCGAGATCCCCTTCAAGAGCTTTGTGATTTTGTCCAAGGAACAAAAGCCGCTTCGTTAATCGACATGAACTCAGAAAAAACGGCTGCCTCCATTCGCGCTGTGATGTCTAATTTTTTGACCTGCTTTGAGTTATTGGCCAATACCGATCAACCGTTTTCAATTCGAGAATGGATCCAACAGGAAGATCCAATTGACAATTGGTTATTCATTAGTTGCAAAACGAATGAACGGGCAGCCCTCAATCCCCTACTCTCTTGTTGGCTATCTGTTGCTGTACGCAGTCTGTTGGCCTTGCCCCCAAATTTTGAACGAAGGCTTTGGTATATCATCGATGAGCTTCCGACCTTAAATCGTTTGCGTGATTTAGACATGTTGCTGGCCGAGAGTCGCAAATACGGAGGCTGCGCCGTTCTGGCTTTGCAAAGCCCTGCCCAGTTAGAAGCCATCTACGGGCAAGCTGTCGCTCAAACCTTGATCGGCAATTGTGCCACCAAAATTGTCTTTGCTGAGCAAAATCCCCTTCATGCAGGTCGTCTTGCCGACATGTTCGGAGAGCAAGAAATTAGAGAGTATCAAAAAGGGCTGTCTTATGGAGCCAATGACATTCGAGATGGGGTGAGTTTAAATCAACAAACGCGGTATCAACAATTGATTACCAAGACTGATATTCAATTTCTGTCTCGTAACCAAGCCTTTGTACGCTTACCTGATAATTGCCCGATTGTGCGTCTTAACGTACCTATTTTACCTAGATAA
- a CDS encoding helix-turn-helix domain-containing protein, which produces MGKMFDLLKEGLEEAISYEKGSFKNVRVKKVRIDTGEIPQQPKEYQAKDIKHLRNKLNCSQSLLAAYLNVSLNTIQAWEQGSRRPNHAALRLLEIMDRGPQFLASLIGAQSSNKHLNG; this is translated from the coding sequence ATGGGTAAAATGTTTGACCTTCTTAAAGAAGGATTAGAAGAGGCTATTTCCTATGAAAAAGGGAGTTTTAAAAATGTTAGAGTCAAAAAAGTTAGAATTGATACTGGAGAAATTCCACAGCAGCCAAAAGAGTATCAAGCAAAAGATATAAAACACCTGAGAAATAAACTCAATTGTTCTCAAAGCTTATTGGCTGCTTACCTTAATGTTAGTTTAAATACAATTCAAGCATGGGAACAAGGCTCTCGCAGACCAAATCATGCAGCTCTTCGGCTACTTGAAATTATGGATAGAGGCCCTCAATTTTTAGCCTCTTTGATAGGAGCACAAAGTAGTAACAAACATCTTAATGGTTAA
- a CDS encoding helix-turn-helix domain-containing protein, which yields MPTLFSFVNLKEYLEEYQITYREFADKLGIHLHSLKNIVYGKRKPGLRLALQIEECIKGKVSPRDLTDYFNTIPQKKSQRKSVKKQI from the coding sequence TTGCCAACATTATTTTCATTTGTGAATTTAAAAGAATATTTAGAAGAATATCAGATAACCTATCGTGAATTTGCTGATAAGCTTGGCATTCATTTGCATTCTCTAAAAAATATAGTATACGGCAAAAGAAAACCTGGTTTAAGGCTTGCCTTACAAATTGAAGAGTGCATTAAGGGTAAAGTTTCTCCACGAGATTTAACTGACTATTTCAATACCATTCCTCAAAAAAAATCACAGCGAAAATCTGTGAAAAAACAGATCTGA
- a CDS encoding DUF1016 domain-containing protein yields MLEIWLKSDFYHREGKAITNFQQTLPKPQSDLAQQTLKDPYVFDFLTLHEDHIEKDLEDGPVRHIQKFLLELGQGFSFMGRQYPIVVEGDTSYIDLLFYHVKLRCFVVIKLKARAFKPEDAGQLNYYLSAVDDILKHPNDNPTIGILLCKTKKKVKAEYAFRDIKKPMAAIEYETLLTEALPEDLKSSLPTIKEIEEELEKDAKTWPQEIN; encoded by the coding sequence ATGCTGGAGATATGGCTAAAATCAGATTTTTATCACAGAGAAGGGAAAGCCATTACGAATTTTCAACAGACTTTACCTAAACCACAATCAGACTTAGCACAGCAAACTCTTAAAGACCCTTATGTTTTTGACTTTCTTACGCTTCATGAAGATCACATCGAAAAAGATCTTGAAGATGGTCCAGTTAGGCATATTCAAAAGTTTTTATTGGAGCTTGGTCAGGGCTTCTCATTTATGGGTAGGCAGTACCCCATTGTAGTAGAAGGAGATACTTCATACATTGACTTACTTTTCTACCACGTAAAGCTTAGGTGCTTTGTGGTAATCAAGCTTAAGGCGAGAGCATTCAAGCCAGAAGATGCTGGACAATTGAATTACTATCTTTCAGCCGTAGATGATATTTTGAAACACCCTAACGATAACCCAACAATCGGTATTTTATTATGCAAAACCAAAAAGAAGGTTAAAGCCGAATATGCTTTTAGGGATATTAAAAAACCAATGGCAGCAATTGAATATGAAACATTGCTAACAGAGGCATTGCCAGAAGATCTTAAGTCAAGTTTGCCGACCATTAAGGAAATTGAAGAAGAATTAGAAAAGGATGCTAAGACATGGCCACAGGAAATCAATTAA
- a CDS encoding ankyrin repeat domain-containing protein has product MIRNETIRFRAQNTLSEASNISDNLCGVLVPVEIVTHIFTFLTENSKNLLNLRSVCWRFKAIIETNGNCKRFFNISTSRDLTFQNSSKISNYISKFLLHLTQYLTSKLGVNKLLVCPSFKDRFAITILNIFLQKVLRNSISLADKQALIEKIEHLKTRLHITIEPNTISSSFELQENQNQENCNPLLELFINFGIDPTAVNSQTGHSLLGEAAALQNTQGIKIILEALQSKGVSGEELIKKLDTQDNWGKTALHHAMRSIDTPYYNRKKMKETENLLVEHGADSHIEDDDGGTPFNNFQISIEVKKLIKKDYNKLWIKENSEKESSQIKELYAAIKQKNPDEVKRLLETEKNLVNHPNLRRGGITPLIYALYYGDLEIIELILSYNPNITHLDHIGYSVFHYCVSGKLKARSKINILTKLIQSAVNSGQTGMIAKADNSSVFTPLSMAINYNKDSLGLVRELLPYYCDEINQKSYLYMAVELKQVEVTRLLLEAGAKINFQPHYYDSDHALYSAVSDENVEMTKLLLEFNRDSHELNIRHEDMDGNEMTILHIATKNLNLEMMKLLLSQEKIDLHVQDNKGDTPLNIAIESGYYEGAKLLIYSGAQIKLTENSKILSEEGPHFDKLRHHLLYLFIKNKDLDSLQLILNSPFDLQLTTAHEEFGKSPIMYAKEIDPNIMQMIYRLTLNKSNRNGNYSN; this is encoded by the coding sequence ATGATTCGGAATGAAACAATTAGATTTCGAGCTCAGAATACTTTATCAGAAGCTAGCAACATATCTGATAACCTCTGTGGGGTATTAGTACCAGTTGAAATCGTTACTCATATTTTTACTTTTTTAACGGAAAATTCAAAAAATCTGCTTAATCTAAGGTCTGTTTGTTGGCGGTTTAAAGCTATCATCGAAACAAATGGCAATTGCAAACGATTCTTCAACATAAGCACCTCAAGAGATCTAACATTCCAAAACAGTTCAAAAATTTCAAACTATATCAGCAAATTCCTCTTGCATCTGACCCAATACCTAACCTCTAAATTAGGCGTTAATAAATTATTAGTCTGCCCATCTTTTAAAGATCGTTTTGCTATAACAATTCTTAATATATTTTTGCAAAAAGTTTTAAGAAATTCTATTAGTCTAGCTGATAAACAAGCTTTAATAGAAAAAATTGAACACCTAAAAACCCGCCTTCATATTACCATAGAACCCAACACAATTTCCTCAAGTTTTGAATTGCAAGAAAATCAAAACCAGGAAAACTGCAACCCTCTTTTAGAATTATTTATCAATTTTGGAATCGATCCAACGGCAGTTAATAGTCAAACTGGTCATTCTTTATTAGGAGAAGCGGCAGCCCTACAAAATACACAAGGCATAAAGATCATATTGGAAGCTCTTCAAAGCAAAGGAGTAAGTGGCGAAGAGCTAATCAAAAAATTAGACACGCAAGATAATTGGGGAAAAACAGCTCTTCATCATGCAATGCGGAGCATTGATACGCCTTATTATAATCGAAAAAAAATGAAAGAAACCGAGAACTTATTGGTTGAACATGGTGCTGACTCACACATTGAAGATGACGACGGAGGCACGCCTTTTAATAATTTTCAAATTTCAATAGAAGTCAAAAAACTTATAAAAAAAGATTATAATAAATTATGGATTAAAGAAAATTCAGAAAAAGAATCTAGTCAAATTAAAGAATTGTATGCAGCGATAAAACAAAAGAACCCAGATGAAGTCAAGAGACTCCTTGAAACAGAGAAAAACCTTGTTAATCACCCAAATCTAAGACGTGGTGGGATAACACCTTTAATATATGCTTTATATTATGGAGATTTAGAAATTATTGAACTTATCCTTTCTTATAATCCTAACATTACGCATTTAGATCATATTGGATACTCTGTATTTCATTATTGCGTAAGTGGTAAACTTAAAGCAAGATCTAAAATTAATATCTTAACAAAGTTAATTCAGAGTGCTGTAAATAGTGGACAAACTGGTATGATTGCAAAAGCGGACAATTCGAGCGTATTCACCCCTCTCAGTATGGCAATTAACTATAATAAAGATTCTTTAGGGCTCGTGAGAGAGCTTTTGCCCTACTATTGTGATGAAATAAATCAAAAATCCTATTTATACATGGCAGTTGAGTTGAAACAGGTTGAAGTTACTCGTTTATTACTTGAAGCAGGAGCTAAAATTAATTTTCAACCTCATTATTATGATAGCGACCATGCTTTGTATTCAGCTGTTTCTGATGAAAATGTAGAGATGACAAAACTGCTGCTTGAATTTAACAGAGATTCCCATGAATTGAATATAAGACATGAGGATATGGACGGGAATGAAATGACTATCCTGCATATTGCCACCAAAAATCTGAATCTGGAAATGATGAAACTTTTACTTTCTCAGGAAAAAATTGATCTTCATGTCCAAGATAATAAAGGTGATACGCCTTTGAATATTGCTATAGAATCGGGATATTATGAAGGTGCCAAGCTCTTGATTTATTCTGGAGCTCAAATAAAGTTGACTGAGAACTCAAAGATTTTAAGTGAAGAGGGGCCTCATTTCGATAAGCTTAGGCATCATTTATTATATTTATTCATAAAGAATAAAGATTTGGATTCCCTTCAATTAATTCTTAATAGCCCTTTCGACCTCCAGCTCACAACAGCACATGAAGAATTTGGTAAATCTCCCATTATGTATGCAAAAGAAATTGATCCTAACATAATGCAAATGATTTACAGACTAACTTTGAATAAATCAAATAGGAATGGAAATTATTCGAATTAG